One Coccinella septempunctata chromosome 1, icCocSept1.1, whole genome shotgun sequence DNA window includes the following coding sequences:
- the LOC123322855 gene encoding uncharacterized protein LOC123322855 translates to MTKIIVLLQLFTFQVLLQAHQYEINPIKSSSGLLYHNVGKAQISNEKYIILTYHNLTHFKYQVVQILGFYSNSINLCDIAMAEHLSNDCKNQLSYVKTKVTIIEEIYKIISHQINMPRKKRGLFNGVGTAIKWLTGNPDSEDAQFYSDAINQIINNEKQTDVLMQQQVSILSSTISNFNNSFYKMNENIGILNKNLKEFNQFSKDLNNIQHAYEIESQISNHLILLIEMTDELLFNLQNYVNDVSLIQHGIINYRILPPEVLYRELLKISTNISLPIPLSIENVYYYYKIMNLKSFIKNSLLTIAFEIPISSSQDLDLYQLFSLPHPHSEDNSLFSYIEPSKPFLLISPMRTNYLLADKLENCIEYHPRQWICNQMPTMKKIDSSCEVQLLMKIVNKIPDSCMKRNIIADAEIWHKTDVNEWLFSLSNPTRISIICGEESLKQEIIEKMGILKLNSHCKAFTDRTSLETSAVLASLNSSYDIPSSSIIQDDCCQKLKRNLTVHAIHMEPIKLTSVNLHELKYAQHKLAEFDEQLQQQLNRPFIIQHSSWVTTALSITCGTILLIVLYNFMKWCGCFQILRGIFCCTKEPRAIEAGPCFQIFNQCHKRPIQQPVQVYCDTELQRLNYPGSSETEIRVSRPEDASSSGSQTQRRTNKTLKINPH, encoded by the coding sequence ATGACGAAAATAATTGTTCTCCTCCAGTTATTCACTTTCCAAGTCCTTCTTCAAGCACATCAGTATGAAATCAATCCTATCAAATCATCCTCCGGTTTACTATATCATAATGTTGGTAAGGCACAAATatcaaacgaaaaatatataattcttACATATCATAACTTAACTCATTTCAAATAtcaagtcgtacaaatattaggTTTCTACTCGAACTCTATTAATCTATGTGATATCGCAATGGCAGAGCATCTTTCTAATGACTGTAAAAATCAATTAAGTTACGTGAAAACCAAAGTTACAATAATTGAggaaatttataaaattatatCTCATCAAATTAATATGCCAAGAAAGAAACGTGGCTTATTTAACGGCGTCGGGACGGCTATTAAATGGTTAACTGGTAACCCAGATTCAGAAGACGCTCAATTTTATTCAGATGCAATAAATCAAATCATAAATAACGAAAAACAAACTGATGTTCTAATGCAGCAACAAGTATCAATTCTTTCATCTACCATTtctaatttcaataattcattttataaaatgaacGAAAACATAGGAATCTTAAATAAGAACTTAAAAGAATTTAATCAGTTCTCGAAGGATcttaataatattcaacatgCGTATGAAATAGAATCTCAAATTTCAAATCATCTTATACTGCTCATTGAAATGACTGATGAACTCCTATTCAATTTGCAAAATTACGTGAATGATGTTTCACTTATACAGCATGGAATAATAAATTATAGAATTTTGCCTCCAGAAGTGCTTTATCGAGAACTTCTGAAAATCTCTACTAATATTTCTCTTCCTATTCCTTTGAGTATCGAAAACGTTTATTACTACTATAAAATCATGAACTTGAaatctttcataaaaaatagcTTACTAACAATTGCATTCGAAATACCTATTTCTTCCTCACAAGACCTCGATCTTTATCAACTATTCTCTTTACCACACCCTCATTCTGAAGATAATAGTTTATTCTCTTATATCGAGCCATCCAAACCCTTCCTACTGATTTCACCTATGAGAACAAATTATTTGTTGGCTGATAAATTGGAAAATTGCATTGAATACCATCCGAGACAGTGGATTTGCAATCAGATGCCAACCATGAAGAAAATCGACTCTTCCTGTGAAGTACAACTGCTAATGAAAATCGTCAACAAGATTCCCGACTCCTGCATGAAAAGAAATATCATAGCCGATGCTGAAATCTGGCACAAGACCGACGTTAATGAATGGCTGTTCTCCCTATCCAATCCAACTCGAATCTCTATCATCTGTGGTGAAGAATCCTTAAAGCAAGAAATCATCGAGAAGATGGGTATTCTAAAGCTCAACTCACACTGCAAGGCATTTACTGATCGTACAAGTCTAGAAACCAGCGCAGTACTAGCTTCCCTAAACTCAAGTTATGATATTCCATCTTCAAGTATAATACAGGACGATTGCTGCcagaaattgaagagaaatctCACTGTCCACGCAATTCATATGGAACCAATAAAATTAACAAGTGTCAACCTCCACGAACTCAAGTATGCTCAACACAAGCTAGCAGAATTCGATGAACAACTCCAACAACAACTGAATAGGCCTTTCATCATCCAACACTCTTCGTGGGTAACAACAGCCCTATCAATTACATGTGGTACCATTTTGCTCATTGTCCTctacaattttatgaaatggtgtGGATGTTTCCAAATTCTCCGAGGAATCTTCTGTTGTACCAAAGAGCCTAGAGCCATAGAAGCAGGTCCATGTTTCCAGATCTTCAACCAATGTCACAAAAGACCAATACAGCAACCAGTTCAAGTCTACTGCGATACAGAACTCCAACGTCTTAATTACCCAGGTTCCTCTGAGACAGAAATCCGAGTATCGAGACCAGAAGACGCCTCCAGCAGCGGGTCTCAAACACAGAGAAGAACAAACAAGACATTAAAAATTAATCCTCattaa